The Halobacterium litoreum genome includes a region encoding these proteins:
- a CDS encoding ArsR/SmtB family transcription factor yields MSTLLPLKPSVDDRDLDPELVAFDDAAADDVFRVASSETARSILVSLYDDPQTASDVADAVDSSVQNVSYHLERLRDAGLIEVVETWYSEQGREMDVYAPANGSLVLFAGAERARPSVSRALRRALSGVVFVALASLVVHFRALSQSSPSPTPIAAPRDAPVQPTDPSLLDAVAAYATGPGGAVFATGLFVIAGAFAFWQYRYAPPSR; encoded by the coding sequence ATGTCGACGCTCCTGCCGCTGAAGCCGTCCGTCGACGACCGCGACCTCGACCCGGAACTGGTCGCGTTCGACGACGCGGCCGCCGACGACGTGTTCCGCGTGGCATCCTCCGAGACCGCGCGCTCGATTCTCGTCTCGCTCTACGACGACCCTCAGACCGCCTCGGACGTCGCCGACGCCGTCGACTCGTCCGTGCAGAACGTCAGTTACCACCTCGAACGCCTCCGGGACGCCGGCCTCATCGAAGTCGTGGAGACGTGGTACTCCGAGCAGGGCCGCGAGATGGACGTGTACGCGCCGGCGAACGGCTCGCTCGTCCTGTTCGCGGGCGCCGAGCGCGCCCGCCCGTCGGTGTCGCGGGCGCTCCGTCGCGCGCTCTCCGGCGTCGTGTTCGTCGCGCTCGCCAGCCTCGTCGTCCACTTCCGGGCGCTCTCGCAGTCGTCGCCGTCGCCGACGCCGATAGCGGCGCCCCGCGACGCACCCGTCCAGCCAACCGACCCCTCGCTCCTCGACGCCGTCGCCGCCTACGCCACTGGTCCGGGCGGCGCCGTCTTCGCCACCGGCCTGTTCGTCATCGCGGGCGCGTTCGCGTTCTGGCAGTACCGCTACGCGCCGCCGAGTCGGTGA
- a CDS encoding DUF7405 family protein: MSPDERGVPRRAFLKSAVAIGGASALAACMDRGSEEPVPTGTDDPASLPDRQHAWNAHSARDDHANVRPPRHHVLLHLDFDGSEPTDDDRDAVEASLRSLETAYEWSNEGLLFTVGYSPAYFESLGGSPEGVGLPEPRALSDLESPAFDDSDALVHLASDRAEVVLEAEEGLRGNREDVNGDSMRSALTEAFSVTERRTGFVGEGLPAENQDTGGVPDSEPVPDDAPLYMGFKSDFEKSQATEDRVTIQSGPFAGGTTQHVSHIDLNLQQWYEQDGREERVAKMFCPAHAESGAVEGTGENLGATPQLDDCGDPTETAREEGVVGHGQKLQSVREDGRPVILRRDFDSTDGGRAGVHFLALQREIADFEATRDAMNADDISQQSAVGRRTNNGIRQYLSVTRRGNYLLPPRSSRSLPTPEGNDA; encoded by the coding sequence ATGTCCCCCGACGAGCGCGGCGTTCCGCGTCGCGCGTTCCTCAAGTCGGCCGTCGCCATCGGCGGCGCGAGCGCGCTCGCGGCGTGTATGGACCGCGGGAGCGAGGAACCGGTTCCGACAGGGACCGACGACCCCGCTTCCCTCCCCGACCGCCAGCACGCGTGGAACGCACACTCGGCGCGCGACGACCACGCGAACGTGCGCCCGCCGCGCCACCACGTCCTCCTGCACCTCGACTTCGACGGGAGCGAACCGACCGACGACGACCGGGACGCCGTCGAGGCCTCGCTCCGGTCGCTGGAGACCGCCTACGAGTGGTCGAACGAGGGCCTGCTGTTCACCGTCGGCTACTCGCCGGCGTACTTCGAGTCGCTCGGCGGGTCGCCCGAGGGCGTCGGCCTGCCCGAACCGCGCGCGCTCTCGGACCTCGAATCCCCCGCGTTCGACGACTCGGACGCCCTCGTCCACCTCGCGAGCGACCGGGCCGAGGTCGTCCTCGAGGCCGAGGAGGGGCTGCGCGGGAACCGCGAGGACGTCAACGGCGATTCGATGCGGTCGGCGCTCACCGAAGCGTTCTCGGTGACCGAGCGCCGCACCGGCTTCGTCGGCGAGGGCCTGCCGGCGGAGAATCAGGACACCGGCGGCGTCCCCGACTCGGAACCCGTGCCCGACGACGCACCCCTCTACATGGGGTTCAAGTCGGACTTCGAGAAGAGCCAGGCGACCGAGGACCGCGTGACGATTCAGTCCGGGCCGTTCGCGGGCGGCACCACCCAGCACGTCTCCCACATCGACCTGAACCTCCAGCAGTGGTACGAGCAGGACGGCCGCGAGGAGCGCGTCGCGAAGATGTTCTGTCCCGCGCACGCCGAGTCCGGTGCCGTGGAGGGCACCGGCGAGAACCTCGGCGCGACCCCGCAGTTAGACGACTGCGGCGACCCGACCGAGACGGCCCGCGAGGAGGGCGTCGTCGGCCACGGACAGAAACTCCAGTCCGTCCGCGAGGACGGGCGCCCCGTCATTCTGCGGCGGGACTTCGACTCGACGGACGGCGGACGCGCGGGCGTCCACTTCCTCGCGCTCCAGCGCGAAATCGCTGACTTCGAAGCCACCAGAGACGCCATGAACGCAGACGACATCTCACAGCAGTCGGCGGTGGGTCGGCGCACGAACAACGGCATCCGGCAGTACCTGTCGGTGACGCGGCGCGGGAACTACCTCCTGCCGCCCCGGAGCAGTCGGTCGCTCCCGACGCCGGAGGGCAACGATGCGTAG
- a CDS encoding DUF7350 domain-containing protein — translation MRRRSFLAATGVSGLAATAGCFGLLETQKANREPPLPENRPDEPYVPTHYEGMTMAGKGANGRYRAALTYTFPHRFWLTRGSETERVNAESAEDVHLMVSVWDAEAGVALPAASPRVELTDPDGETSTLSPWQMLSQRMGVHYGDNVELGPDGDYEATVSVAPGGTRRTDGVEAPDGPIPFSFSFTFESAALDDLAFTDIAADREGTPGTVDPMGMGFVSMGQSPPADSLPVDVRGTESGAGAELVVGTAESRGNLATGSDETYVAASLRSAYNRFPLAASTLDVTVGDSGESVPLVPTLDPELGYHYAAAVSGVSEGDDLQVGVTSPTQLSRHEGYETAFFGFDGATF, via the coding sequence ATGCGTAGGCGCTCGTTCCTCGCGGCGACCGGCGTGTCGGGGCTCGCGGCGACGGCGGGCTGTTTCGGCCTCTTGGAGACCCAGAAGGCCAACCGGGAGCCGCCGCTCCCCGAGAACCGCCCGGACGAGCCCTACGTTCCGACGCACTACGAGGGGATGACGATGGCGGGGAAGGGCGCGAACGGCCGGTACCGCGCCGCGCTCACGTACACGTTCCCGCACCGCTTCTGGCTGACTCGCGGCTCCGAGACCGAGCGCGTGAACGCGGAATCCGCCGAGGACGTCCACCTGATGGTGTCCGTCTGGGACGCCGAGGCGGGCGTCGCGCTCCCCGCCGCCAGCCCGCGGGTCGAACTCACCGACCCGGACGGCGAGACGAGCACGCTCAGCCCGTGGCAGATGCTCTCCCAGCGGATGGGCGTCCACTACGGCGACAACGTCGAACTCGGCCCGGACGGCGACTACGAGGCGACGGTCAGCGTGGCGCCCGGCGGCACCCGGCGGACGGACGGCGTCGAGGCGCCGGACGGCCCGATTCCGTTCTCCTTCTCGTTCACCTTCGAGTCGGCCGCGCTCGACGACCTCGCGTTCACGGACATCGCCGCCGACCGCGAGGGCACTCCCGGAACGGTCGACCCGATGGGGATGGGGTTCGTGTCGATGGGGCAGTCGCCGCCCGCGGACTCGCTCCCGGTCGACGTGCGCGGCACCGAGTCGGGTGCGGGCGCTGAACTCGTCGTCGGCACCGCCGAATCGCGCGGGAACCTCGCCACGGGGAGCGACGAGACGTACGTCGCGGCGTCCCTGCGCTCGGCCTACAATCGCTTCCCACTGGCCGCGTCGACGCTCGACGTGACTGTCGGCGACTCCGGCGAGTCGGTGCCGCTCGTGCCGACGCTCGACCCCGAACTCGGCTACCACTACGCGGCCGCCGTCTCGGGCGTGAGCGAGGGCGACGACCTGCAGGTGGGCGTCACGTCGCCGACCCAACTGTCGCGCCACGAGGGGTACGAGACGGCCTTCTTCGGGTTCGACGGCGCGACGTTCTGA
- a CDS encoding DUF7471 family protein, translating into MSLPLVGALALAGVAAALLTGAALAVFLRRRSRSHLLVALALGALLARTVVAGASLAGAVALDSHHLVEHSLDVVMAALVVAAVYYARSADAAGGGTR; encoded by the coding sequence ATGAGTCTCCCTCTCGTGGGGGCGCTCGCGCTCGCCGGCGTCGCTGCCGCCCTGCTCACGGGCGCGGCGCTCGCCGTGTTCCTGCGGCGGCGCTCCCGCTCTCACCTGCTGGTCGCGCTCGCGCTCGGCGCGCTGCTCGCGCGCACCGTCGTCGCGGGCGCGAGCCTCGCGGGCGCCGTCGCGCTCGACAGCCACCACCTCGTCGAGCACTCGCTGGACGTGGTGATGGCGGCGCTCGTCGTCGCGGCGGTGTACTACGCGCGCTCCGCGGACGCCGCCGGAGGTGGAACGCGATGA
- a CDS encoding winged helix-turn-helix transcriptional regulator, with the protein MTDVREDIRDHVDANPGVHFNALVRELDLAAGQVQHHVRRLRDEDALDADGFYGRTHYFPPETDEWERGALALARRETARDVLVSLLENGPSSPGDVAESVGVARSTLEHHVSNLEDCGVVEKRRDSRNRVTLALTRPDETVAVLEAVRPSAPERFVDRFERLVDSLLD; encoded by the coding sequence ATGACCGACGTGCGCGAAGACATCCGCGACCACGTCGACGCGAACCCGGGCGTCCACTTCAACGCGCTCGTCCGGGAGTTGGACCTCGCCGCCGGCCAAGTCCAACACCACGTCCGGCGCCTCCGCGACGAGGACGCCCTCGACGCCGACGGCTTCTACGGGCGCACTCACTACTTCCCGCCGGAGACCGACGAGTGGGAGCGCGGCGCGCTCGCGCTCGCCCGCCGCGAGACGGCCCGCGACGTGCTCGTCAGTCTGCTAGAGAACGGCCCGTCGTCGCCGGGCGACGTCGCCGAGAGCGTCGGCGTCGCGCGCAGCACGCTCGAACACCACGTCTCGAACCTCGAAGACTGCGGGGTCGTGGAGAAGCGCCGCGACTCGCGGAACCGCGTGACGCTCGCGCTGACTCGCCCCGACGAGACGGTGGCCGTCCTCGAAGCGGTCCGGCCGTCCGCGCCCGAGCGCTTCGTCGACCGCTTCGAGCGCCTCGTGGACTCGCTACTGGACTGA
- a CDS encoding ABC transporter permease gives MSVRAIRGHRLRSVLTTLGVAIGVAAVITFVTLGASLQADVLGEVAGGQSPSMSVSAAPADAQPGPPGPRQAVFTEHDVSEIRNLTGVNAVVPSGDVPVAGLSVGGQTLAYNRLTASTPAFFEYGAPQEFVAGGPYAQGAPEVVLNEPAVDLFDANVSVGDSVVVVRPDGSRVNATVSGILSADAGPFAGFAVPQVYVPTDPFYDTRLESPTQGVPQRVYPTLTVVAEDFQSVDPTRERVLAYLDGDSDASSLKPATYEFRAQTAQDLVNQIRSLLDTFTAFVTGVAVISLVVGSIGIANIMLVSVTERTREIGIMKAVGAQNRDVLQLFLAEAVVLGVLGAVLGVVLGLLGAFAATRYVGLPMTFPVEWAAIAVAVGLLVGVVAGLYPAWDAARTDPIDALRYE, from the coding sequence ATGAGCGTACGCGCCATCCGCGGGCACCGCCTCCGGTCGGTGCTGACGACGCTCGGCGTCGCTATCGGCGTCGCCGCCGTCATCACGTTCGTCACGCTCGGCGCGAGCCTGCAGGCAGACGTGCTCGGCGAGGTCGCGGGCGGCCAGTCGCCGTCGATGTCCGTGAGCGCCGCGCCCGCCGACGCCCAGCCCGGCCCGCCCGGTCCCCGGCAGGCTGTGTTCACCGAACACGACGTGAGCGAGATTCGGAACCTGACGGGGGTGAACGCCGTCGTGCCCTCGGGCGACGTGCCGGTCGCGGGGCTGTCGGTCGGCGGGCAGACGCTCGCGTACAACCGCCTCACCGCCAGCACGCCCGCGTTCTTCGAGTACGGCGCGCCACAGGAGTTCGTCGCGGGCGGCCCCTACGCGCAGGGCGCTCCCGAGGTCGTGTTGAACGAACCGGCGGTCGACCTCTTCGACGCGAACGTCTCCGTCGGCGACAGCGTCGTCGTCGTCCGGCCGGACGGCTCGCGCGTGAACGCGACCGTCTCGGGGATTCTCTCGGCGGACGCCGGGCCGTTCGCCGGGTTCGCCGTTCCACAGGTGTACGTGCCGACCGACCCGTTCTACGACACGCGACTGGAGAGTCCGACGCAGGGCGTCCCCCAGCGCGTCTACCCGACGCTCACGGTCGTCGCAGAGGACTTCCAGTCCGTCGACCCGACCCGCGAGCGCGTCCTCGCCTACCTCGACGGCGACTCCGACGCGAGCAGCCTCAAGCCCGCGACCTACGAGTTCCGCGCGCAGACCGCCCAGGACCTCGTGAACCAGATTCGGAGCCTGCTCGACACGTTCACCGCGTTCGTCACGGGCGTCGCGGTCATCTCCCTCGTGGTGGGCTCTATCGGCATCGCGAACATCATGCTCGTCTCCGTCACCGAACGCACCCGCGAAATCGGCATCATGAAAGCCGTCGGCGCGCAGAACCGCGACGTCCTCCAACTGTTCCTCGCCGAAGCCGTCGTGTTGGGCGTCCTCGGTGCCGTCCTCGGCGTCGTGCTCGGACTGCTCGGTGCGTTCGCGGCGACCCGGTACGTCGGCCTGCCGATGACGTTCCCCGTCGAGTGGGCGGCCATCGCCGTCGCCGTCGGCCTGCTCGTCGGCGTCGTCGCCGGCCTCTACCCCGCGTGGGACGCCGCGCGCACCGACCCCATCGACGCGCTCCGGTACGAGTGA
- a CDS encoding type II/IV secretion system ATPase subunit has translation MAGDDAEADGEPVAGGSDDTDAGEPPTDPATPDDGVTVGDVDSDAVDARAPLAGDLEPAVRRVDDGPTDDSPGVGEYTWVDYLDEYGPDGAAERVQENRERARREEAKREAEAADDERVEVTPPYPAWDELDADPPQPDWDAVDADPADDLGFEPEARHDVVGDAVERASDLHAYFDAFTDPATTPVVKDEWLWEHFKREHYYVGENDWTHPRDDDGEVIPFDPAKYLGFDPDDAAGWLSLKEDAATETRELVDERTVDVREDVDEDAFFSTVDGRTTLANRYDLEKAVPIPKKAHFREVERYWVNKPYAFVVIFHSDRENEKKYYLVEPYRNPIERDLQEFLTGKLRTAIKYASDDVAAAADQPQRRQVIERETRKLLDRYDLFDDPTATEQSLLDRVLVALGGRDPPEEAASDGDRLEGLAARPEPAVLDEDPDTLTEYQVETLLYTLQRDFVGYERIDGVKHDINVEDVSCDGYDSPVFVYHTDYENLITNVQHGRESLDDFVVKLAQRSGKGISKRQPQVDATLPDGSRAQLTLGQEVSDHGTNYTIRQFKDVPFTPVDLVNWQTFSLDEMAFLWLAIESHKSIVFAGGTASGKTTSLNAVSLFIPSNTKIVSIEDTREVELPQRNWIASVTRPSFGEDESGDIDEFDLLEAALRQRPDYIVMGEVRGEEGRTLFQVMSTGHTTYTTFHADNVGEVLKRFTTEPINVSKTLFTALDLVSVQSQTRVRGQKVRRNRSITEINRYDAENDEINVNDVFQWEPEDDSYRQTADSSTLDEIRFDRGWTHRELERQLDERRVLLAYLIVEGLNEYAQVAATAQAYINDPDTILTLVANDQLQEALEDLRGMESVLIDVDPEKEEMVPRPDPSEGVLEEAEGILETAREDGGVLAEFEGETPDSLASALTTDPADDVVAERTSDGDLESAIERVAHGDGFDEFDADGADEAADGGTALADDGVLGDDAPSEDDAE, from the coding sequence ATGGCAGGGGACGACGCCGAGGCGGACGGGGAACCCGTCGCCGGCGGCAGTGACGACACAGACGCCGGCGAACCCCCGACAGACCCGGCGACGCCCGACGACGGGGTGACGGTAGGCGACGTCGACAGCGACGCGGTCGACGCGCGCGCGCCGCTGGCCGGCGACCTCGAACCCGCGGTCCGGCGCGTCGACGACGGCCCGACGGACGACTCGCCGGGCGTCGGCGAGTACACGTGGGTGGACTACCTCGACGAGTACGGCCCCGACGGCGCGGCCGAGCGCGTACAGGAGAACCGCGAGCGCGCCCGCCGCGAGGAAGCGAAACGCGAAGCCGAGGCCGCCGACGACGAGCGCGTCGAAGTCACGCCGCCGTACCCGGCGTGGGACGAACTCGACGCCGACCCGCCACAGCCGGACTGGGACGCCGTCGACGCCGACCCGGCCGACGACCTCGGGTTCGAACCGGAAGCACGACACGACGTCGTGGGCGACGCCGTCGAGCGCGCGAGCGACCTCCACGCCTACTTCGACGCGTTCACCGACCCCGCGACGACGCCCGTCGTCAAAGACGAGTGGCTCTGGGAGCACTTCAAGCGCGAACATTACTACGTCGGCGAGAACGACTGGACGCATCCCCGCGACGACGACGGCGAGGTAATCCCGTTCGACCCCGCGAAGTACCTCGGATTCGACCCCGACGACGCGGCCGGGTGGCTGTCGCTGAAGGAGGACGCCGCCACCGAGACGCGCGAACTGGTTGACGAGCGCACGGTCGACGTGCGCGAGGACGTCGACGAGGACGCGTTCTTCTCGACGGTGGACGGCCGCACCACGCTCGCCAACCGCTACGACCTGGAGAAAGCGGTGCCGATACCGAAGAAAGCCCACTTCCGGGAGGTCGAGCGCTACTGGGTGAACAAGCCCTACGCGTTCGTCGTCATCTTCCACTCCGACCGCGAGAACGAGAAGAAGTACTACCTCGTGGAGCCGTACCGCAACCCCATCGAGCGGGACTTACAGGAGTTCCTCACGGGGAAACTCCGCACCGCAATCAAGTACGCGAGCGACGACGTGGCGGCGGCCGCCGACCAGCCACAGCGCCGGCAGGTCATCGAACGCGAGACCCGGAAACTGCTCGACCGCTACGACCTCTTCGACGACCCGACGGCGACCGAGCAGTCGCTTTTGGACCGCGTGCTGGTGGCGCTCGGCGGCCGCGACCCGCCCGAGGAAGCGGCGTCAGACGGCGACCGACTCGAAGGCCTCGCCGCGCGCCCCGAACCCGCCGTACTCGACGAGGACCCGGACACGCTCACCGAGTACCAGGTCGAGACGCTGCTGTACACGCTCCAGCGAGACTTCGTCGGCTACGAGCGCATCGACGGCGTGAAACACGACATCAACGTCGAGGACGTCTCCTGTGACGGCTACGACTCGCCGGTGTTCGTCTACCACACCGACTACGAGAACCTCATCACGAACGTCCAGCACGGCCGCGAGAGCCTCGACGACTTCGTCGTGAAACTCGCCCAGCGCTCCGGGAAGGGCATCTCGAAGCGCCAGCCGCAGGTCGACGCGACGCTCCCGGACGGCTCGCGCGCCCAACTCACGCTCGGGCAGGAGGTCTCGGACCACGGCACGAACTACACCATCCGCCAGTTCAAGGACGTGCCGTTCACGCCGGTCGACCTCGTGAACTGGCAGACGTTCTCGCTGGACGAGATGGCGTTCCTCTGGCTCGCCATCGAGTCCCACAAGAGCATCGTGTTCGCGGGCGGCACCGCCTCTGGGAAGACGACGAGCCTGAACGCAGTCTCGCTTTTCATCCCGAGCAACACGAAAATCGTCTCCATCGAGGACACCCGCGAGGTCGAACTCCCGCAGCGCAACTGGATCGCCAGCGTCACCCGGCCGAGTTTCGGCGAGGACGAGTCCGGCGACATCGACGAGTTCGACCTGCTGGAGGCCGCGCTCCGCCAGCGCCCCGACTACATCGTGATGGGCGAGGTGCGCGGCGAGGAGGGCCGGACGCTGTTCCAGGTGATGTCGACGGGCCACACGACGTACACGACGTTCCACGCGGACAACGTCGGCGAGGTGCTCAAGCGGTTCACCACCGAACCCATCAACGTCTCGAAGACGCTGTTCACGGCGCTCGACCTCGTGAGCGTGCAGTCCCAGACGCGAGTCCGGGGACAGAAGGTTCGGCGCAACCGCTCCATCACGGAAATCAACCGCTACGACGCCGAGAACGACGAGATTAACGTCAACGACGTGTTCCAGTGGGAGCCCGAGGACGACTCCTACCGGCAGACCGCGGACTCCTCGACGCTCGACGAGATTCGGTTCGACCGCGGGTGGACCCACCGCGAACTCGAACGCCAACTCGACGAGCGCCGCGTGCTGCTCGCGTACCTCATCGTCGAGGGCCTCAACGAGTACGCGCAGGTCGCGGCGACAGCCCAGGCGTACATCAACGACCCCGACACCATCCTGACGCTCGTCGCGAACGACCAACTCCAGGAGGCCCTCGAGGACCTCCGCGGGATGGAGAGCGTGCTCATCGACGTGGACCCCGAGAAGGAGGAGATGGTGCCCCGCCCCGACCCCTCGGAGGGCGTCCTCGAAGAGGCCGAGGGCATCCTCGAAACCGCCCGCGAGGACGGCGGCGTGCTCGCCGAGTTCGAGGGCGAGACGCCGGACTCGCTGGCGTCCGCGCTCACGACCGACCCCGCCGACGACGTGGTCGCCGAGCGCACGAGCGACGGCGACCTCGAGTCCGCGATAGAGCGCGTCGCTCACGGCGACGGCTTCGACGAGTTCGACGCTGACGGCGCCGACGAGGCCGCCGACGGCGGCACGGCGCTCGCGGACGACGGCGTCCTCGGCGACGACGCACCGTCGGAGGACGATGCGGAATGA
- a CDS encoding ABC transporter ATP-binding protein, with amino-acid sequence MSDVAPAVVLDGVRKTYRLGGETVYALRDVSLRLPRGSYTAVMGPSGSGKSTLMNLVGCLDTPSEGRVVVDGRDVTKLSERDRTTIRGTKIGFVFQTFNLMPRLTAAENVALPMVFQGVPSRQRERRAADLLDRVGLGSRTDHLPSELSGGQRQRVAIARALANDPALLLADEPTGNLDSETGRAIMAQFAALHRAGNTVLLVTHERHIAEHADRIVHLLDGEVEREERVAEPRRPTAEGEP; translated from the coding sequence ATGAGCGACGTGGCGCCCGCCGTCGTCCTCGACGGCGTGCGGAAGACCTACCGGCTCGGCGGGGAGACGGTGTACGCGCTCCGCGACGTCTCTTTGCGCCTCCCCCGGGGGTCGTACACCGCCGTGATGGGGCCGAGTGGCTCCGGGAAGTCCACGCTGATGAACCTCGTCGGCTGCCTCGACACGCCCAGCGAGGGCCGGGTGGTCGTCGACGGCCGGGACGTGACGAAACTCTCGGAGCGCGACCGCACCACGATTCGCGGCACGAAAATCGGGTTCGTGTTCCAGACGTTCAACCTCATGCCGCGGCTCACCGCCGCGGAGAACGTCGCGCTCCCGATGGTGTTCCAGGGCGTGCCGAGTCGCCAGCGCGAGCGCCGCGCCGCCGACCTGCTCGACCGCGTCGGCCTCGGAAGCCGGACGGACCACCTGCCGAGCGAACTGTCGGGCGGCCAGCGCCAGCGCGTCGCCATCGCCCGAGCGCTCGCCAACGACCCGGCGCTGTTGCTCGCCGACGAACCCACCGGGAACCTCGACTCGGAGACGGGACGGGCCATCATGGCGCAGTTCGCTGCCCTTCACCGCGCCGGCAACACCGTCCTCTTAGTCACCCACGAGCGCCACATCGCCGAACACGCCGACCGCATCGTCCACCTGCTCGACGGCGAGGTCGAACGCGAGGAGCGCGTCGCGGAGCCGCGGCGCCCGACCGCGGAGGGCGAGCCGTGA
- the hpt gene encoding hypoxanthine/guanine phosphoribosyltransferase yields MELLRESFDEAPVIEKDGGYEYVVLPISNGVPMLEPALLREVVVGVTRVADLEGVDKIVTPEAMGIHIATAVSLQTDIPLTVVRKREYGLPGEVSLHQETGYSESEMYINDVDEGDRVLVLDDLLSTGGTLRALTDSLDDIGAEIADTVVVIRKVGSDSAMADSPHEVTPLVDIEVEDGDVTVVEEYQ; encoded by the coding sequence ATGGAGTTACTCCGCGAGTCCTTCGACGAAGCGCCCGTCATCGAGAAAGACGGCGGCTACGAGTACGTCGTGCTCCCCATCAGCAACGGCGTCCCGATGCTCGAACCCGCGCTCCTCCGCGAGGTCGTCGTCGGCGTCACGCGCGTCGCCGACCTCGAAGGCGTCGACAAAATCGTCACCCCGGAAGCGATGGGTATCCACATCGCCACCGCGGTCAGCCTCCAGACCGACATCCCGCTGACCGTCGTCCGCAAGCGCGAGTACGGCCTCCCCGGCGAGGTGTCCCTCCACCAGGAGACCGGCTACTCCGAGAGCGAGATGTACATCAACGACGTCGACGAGGGCGACCGCGTGCTCGTCCTCGACGACCTGCTCTCGACGGGCGGGACGCTCCGCGCGCTCACCGACTCGCTGGACGACATCGGCGCCGAAATCGCGGACACCGTCGTCGTCATCCGGAAGGTCGGGTCGGACTCCGCGATGGCCGACTCACCCCACGAGGTCACGCCGCTCGTCGACATCGAGGTCGAGGACGGCGACGTGACGGTCGTCGAGGAGTACCAGTAG